The proteins below are encoded in one region of Sulfolobus sp. A20:
- a CDS encoding thiamine pyrophosphate-binding protein — protein MNTGELLVEAISTQVEDIFGIPGTHGLSLYEGIRKKVEKKELKFYMPRLEYGGSIMADYYARVKGNVGVFLSVNGPGFTNSLTGLAEAYSEGSPLVLISLNKEFKFRDRRQLHDMGYFDAQIEMAKQITKATFRIYSPNDVPRVVEKAFRIALEDKMGPVYVEVPVDVLEENSEIEWTKFNKVNRTLVRPSKEEIKEAIDILNSCSRPVLLLGYGASRSSLLKYIEEFSIPVFTTIRGKGSIPENHPLFAGTIFEVKEIPGDCLIALGTSFNDLETHRWSVKLPQKIIHVDVDVNEFDNSYKAILKIKASAEAFLEEILERVRFPKWSVDKEKIKVYHESSTDNITHDDLAKVLDSELSEDRIIITDAGTNQVMAMMIKVYKPNSYFNSLIFNAMGSAIPASIGAKIASPDRQVVAIIGDLGFQSCFNELITAVENNINFLTVLVKDGVQHFLRMNQTMRFGKTFATNVFSIDYAKVAEGIGVEVFKADNKSDLKERVDEAIRSSYKKPTLLIVNITPTSIPSILLSR, from the coding sequence ATGAATACTGGGGAACTTCTCGTAGAAGCAATCTCAACCCAAGTAGAAGACATATTTGGAATACCCGGTACTCACGGTCTCTCTCTATATGAAGGTATAAGGAAGAAGGTGGAAAAGAAGGAGCTCAAATTCTATATGCCTAGGTTAGAGTATGGAGGCAGCATTATGGCTGACTATTATGCTAGAGTTAAAGGGAATGTTGGAGTGTTCCTTTCCGTAAACGGTCCAGGCTTCACCAACTCTCTAACCGGTCTAGCTGAGGCATACTCTGAGGGTTCTCCACTAGTGTTAATTTCTCTAAATAAAGAATTTAAGTTCAGAGATAGGAGACAACTTCATGATATGGGTTACTTCGACGCCCAAATCGAAATGGCTAAACAAATAACTAAAGCCACGTTCAGAATATACTCACCCAACGACGTACCTCGAGTTGTAGAAAAAGCGTTTAGAATAGCCTTGGAAGATAAGATGGGACCAGTTTACGTGGAAGTACCAGTAGACGTACTAGAGGAAAATAGTGAGATAGAGTGGACTAAGTTCAATAAGGTAAATAGAACACTAGTTAGACCATCAAAAGAAGAAATTAAAGAAGCTATTGACATCTTGAATTCGTGTTCCAGACCAGTCTTATTATTAGGATATGGAGCATCTAGATCTAGTCTTTTAAAGTATATAGAGGAGTTTAGCATACCAGTATTCACCACTATAAGAGGCAAGGGAAGTATCCCTGAAAATCATCCTTTGTTCGCTGGGACTATTTTTGAGGTAAAAGAAATTCCCGGAGACTGTCTGATAGCTTTAGGGACTTCATTTAATGACTTAGAAACCCATAGATGGAGCGTGAAATTACCCCAGAAAATAATTCATGTTGACGTAGATGTAAACGAGTTTGACAACTCTTACAAAGCTATCCTTAAGATAAAAGCTAGTGCTGAAGCCTTTTTAGAGGAGATCCTAGAAAGAGTTAGATTTCCCAAGTGGAGTGTTGATAAGGAAAAAATTAAGGTATATCATGAAAGCTCAACTGATAACATTACCCACGATGATTTGGCTAAAGTTTTGGATTCGGAACTAAGTGAAGATAGAATAATAATAACTGATGCTGGAACTAATCAAGTCATGGCTATGATGATTAAAGTATATAAGCCGAATTCATACTTTAATTCTCTCATATTTAACGCCATGGGCTCAGCTATTCCTGCCTCTATAGGTGCCAAAATTGCTTCACCAGATAGGCAAGTAGTTGCTATAATAGGTGATTTAGGCTTCCAATCATGCTTTAATGAGCTGATTACAGCAGTTGAAAATAACATCAACTTTTTGACTGTCTTAGTTAAGGATGGTGTGCAACACTTCCTAAGAATGAATCAAACTATGAGATTTGGTAAAACTTTTGCAACTAATGTCTTTTCAATTGATTATGCTAAGGTTGCCGAGGGCATCGGTGTAGAAGTGTTTAAAGCTGATAATAAAAGTGACTTAAAAGAACGAGTAGATGAAGCTATTAGGTCTTCATATAAAAAACCTACTCTCCTAATAGTCAATATTACTCCTACTAGCATACCTAGCATTTTATTGTCTAGATAA
- a CDS encoding sulfite exporter TauE/SafE family protein, with translation MKNVSWTKVIIFQLKESIFNFILQLIVVMSLPIYVLIIIGITVGALTGITGASGVLIVVPTLTLLGLTFKQAIGSSLTIDVITTTSVVFTYFKYKNVDLRIALLLGLGAVIGAQFGSAIAFATPDRYLEIAFTIFTSYMSYVSFKRSKGDDKNTNKVSNKAIRIKNYVLAFLLSILTGIVTGTIGASGGIIFIAIMMLLFSIDVKRMIGTATLSMFLSAISGMFAYISANQVDLMASVVIGLSSLTSGYFFARLANKLSPLLIYILLGSVFLIVSITEILRII, from the coding sequence ATGAAAAATGTATCATGGACCAAGGTCATTATCTTTCAACTGAAGGAAAGTATTTTCAACTTCATATTACAATTAATAGTAGTTATGTCGTTACCAATTTACGTCCTCATAATCATTGGAATCACAGTAGGTGCTCTAACTGGAATAACTGGTGCCAGTGGAGTATTAATAGTAGTTCCAACATTAACCTTATTAGGATTAACCTTTAAACAAGCAATAGGCTCTAGTCTGACCATTGACGTGATAACTACTACTTCTGTAGTGTTCACGTACTTCAAGTATAAAAACGTTGATTTAAGAATAGCTTTGTTACTCGGATTAGGTGCAGTTATAGGTGCTCAATTTGGTTCAGCTATAGCATTTGCTACACCCGATAGGTATTTAGAAATCGCTTTCACAATCTTCACTTCATACATGTCTTACGTCTCATTCAAGAGGTCAAAAGGAGATGATAAAAACACTAATAAAGTGAGTAATAAGGCGATTAGAATAAAAAATTATGTTTTAGCGTTTTTACTTAGCATTTTAACTGGAATAGTTACTGGAACTATAGGTGCTAGTGGTGGTATTATATTTATTGCAATTATGATGCTCTTGTTTTCAATAGATGTAAAGAGAATGATAGGAACGGCTACCTTGTCAATGTTTTTATCAGCAATAAGTGGTATGTTTGCTTATATTTCTGCAAATCAAGTTGATTTAATGGCATCTGTAGTTATAGGATTATCTTCACTAACTTCAGGGTATTTCTTTGCGAGATTAGCAAACAAACTAAGTCCTTTATTGATATATATACTTTTAGGTAGTGTTTTTCTTATCGTTTCTATAACCGAAATTCTAAGAATAATTTAA
- a CDS encoding glycosyltransferase family 4 protein has translation MSSIAINTQTPPIRFTITYRDILEKYGYLDLPIDLSMLSNEDYHVSVGGVAKMMLALINTRNFSRVRWVSLGPGYPPSVRMQDIDVHFVDLEPKSLANYTKFKEAIYNESHGLGRYEIVGEEYIAYANYNWLSAQKLLEFYKDTDIYFINDFQQLLVGGIIGPSAPAVLWYHIPFVPENLSKRMREFLIKSFEGFDLVIVSTKRDLEGLVRAGVKVKVKQIYPFIDPSAYLKVSENKVKEVQDKYGIKDDDKVVLVVARMDPMKSQDIAIEAIKDVNAKLVLAGDGSFTSKTLGHDKGSIWVNKLRNLAKDLRVEDKVIFTGYVPDEDLFALYQRADVVLLPSRIEGFGLAVCEGWIYGKPAVVSNGAGVSELIIEGGNGYVFKSGNISELAEKLKLALKDEKVGSLGAETVKKCSVVNAVNDLKEAFEIASEEYKKA, from the coding sequence ATGTCTAGTATAGCGATTAATACTCAAACTCCACCAATTAGATTCACTATTACCTACAGAGACATCTTAGAAAAATACGGTTATTTGGATTTACCCATAGATCTTAGCATGTTAAGTAATGAAGATTATCACGTATCTGTTGGTGGAGTAGCAAAAATGATGTTAGCCTTAATCAATACAAGGAATTTCAGTAGGGTTAGATGGGTGTCTCTAGGTCCGGGTTACCCTCCATCAGTTAGAATGCAGGATATTGATGTTCACTTTGTAGACCTAGAACCTAAGTCATTAGCAAATTACACAAAGTTTAAGGAGGCAATATATAATGAAAGTCACGGTCTAGGCAGATATGAGATTGTAGGAGAAGAGTATATTGCTTACGCTAACTACAATTGGCTTTCAGCGCAAAAATTGCTAGAGTTCTATAAGGATACTGACATATATTTCATAAATGATTTTCAGCAACTATTAGTTGGAGGAATTATAGGTCCCTCAGCTCCGGCAGTACTATGGTATCACATACCGTTTGTCCCAGAGAATTTGAGTAAGAGAATGAGAGAGTTTTTAATAAAATCCTTTGAGGGTTTCGACTTAGTAATAGTAAGTACTAAAAGGGATTTAGAAGGATTGGTTAGGGCTGGAGTTAAGGTTAAGGTAAAACAAATTTATCCATTTATTGACCCTTCAGCCTATCTGAAGGTTAGCGAAAACAAGGTTAAGGAAGTACAAGATAAGTATGGTATTAAGGATGACGATAAGGTAGTTTTAGTGGTAGCTAGAATGGACCCTATGAAGAGTCAAGATATAGCTATAGAAGCAATAAAGGATGTCAATGCTAAGTTAGTCTTAGCCGGTGATGGAAGCTTCACTAGTAAGACACTAGGACATGATAAGGGTAGCATCTGGGTTAATAAGTTAAGGAACTTAGCAAAAGATCTGAGAGTTGAGGATAAGGTAATATTTACGGGCTATGTTCCGGATGAAGACCTTTTTGCTTTGTATCAGAGAGCTGACGTGGTTTTATTACCATCAAGAATAGAGGGTTTTGGATTGGCAGTATGTGAAGGATGGATTTACGGAAAGCCTGCGGTTGTAAGTAATGGTGCTGGAGTTAGTGAGCTAATTATTGAGGGAGGCAACGGTTACGTTTTCAAGTCTGGAAATATTAGCGAGTTAGCCGAAAAGTTAAAATTAGCATTAAAAGATGAGAAAGTTGGAAGCTTGGGCGCGGAAACAGTTAAGAAGTGTTCAGTAGTCAATGCAGTAAATGATTTGAAAGAAGCATTTGAAATAGCTTCAGAAGAATATAAAAAGGCTTAA
- the porB gene encoding pyruvate synthase subunit PorB, with protein MSLGLREILNKHNGILSGTSACPGCPENMAMRMLGMGLGKDTVLVVVAGCSSVIQGNAPYNAYNFPTVNVAFAAGPATASGLARAYRQKGKNVTVVVWAGDGGTADIGFASLSGAAERNENILYLCVDNEAYMNSGGQRSGSTPYGAITTTTPEGKKENKKNLPFLMIAHNVPYVATASVGYPHDYVEKLKKAKQIEGFKYIHVLTPDPYGWLFDPSKTVEVAKLAVQTCYWPLFEYQNGKLEISQESLHCLDKRTRRPIRDFLSIQGRFKRMNEKDVQLLESYIDQMWEKLKSML; from the coding sequence TTGAGCTTAGGACTCCGAGAGATATTGAATAAGCATAATGGTATATTATCTGGAACATCCGCTTGTCCGGGATGTCCAGAGAACATGGCAATGAGAATGTTGGGCATGGGACTAGGTAAAGATACTGTACTAGTTGTAGTCGCTGGATGCTCATCAGTAATCCAAGGTAACGCACCATATAATGCATATAATTTCCCCACAGTTAATGTAGCTTTTGCTGCAGGACCAGCTACTGCTTCAGGCTTAGCTAGAGCTTATAGGCAAAAAGGTAAGAACGTTACAGTAGTAGTATGGGCTGGTGATGGAGGAACCGCTGATATAGGCTTTGCATCCTTAAGCGGTGCTGCTGAGAGAAATGAGAATATACTATATTTATGTGTAGATAACGAGGCTTATATGAATAGTGGTGGACAGAGAAGTGGCTCAACACCTTACGGGGCAATAACGACCACTACACCAGAAGGAAAGAAGGAAAATAAGAAGAATTTGCCGTTCTTAATGATAGCTCACAATGTACCTTATGTTGCTACAGCATCAGTGGGTTATCCTCATGATTATGTAGAAAAATTGAAAAAAGCTAAACAAATAGAAGGATTTAAATACATACACGTATTAACGCCAGATCCCTACGGTTGGTTGTTTGACCCATCAAAAACCGTTGAAGTGGCTAAGTTAGCTGTGCAAACGTGCTATTGGCCATTATTTGAATATCAAAATGGAAAGTTAGAAATAAGCCAAGAAAGTCTGCATTGTTTAGATAAGAGGACTAGGAGACCAATAAGAGACTTTCTAAGTATTCAAGGAAGATTTAAGAGGATGAATGAAAAAGACGTGCAATTACTTGAATCTTATATCGATCAGATGTGGGAAAAGTTAAAGTCGATGCTTTAA
- a CDS encoding pyruvate ferredoxin oxidoreductase — MIRKIISGNEAVALAVKLARVGVTGIYPITPQTTIIEKLAEMKASGEINTEIVRVESEHSAMAATFGAALAGIRSFTATASQGLLYMHEMIWWVAGSRTPVVMVVGTRAVGAPWNIWNEHTDFTSERDSGWLMAFASNPQEALDLTLQAFRISEDERVFLPMMVGMDGFILSHTKTNVIIPDQEDVDEYLPPRRQPYVIDPEDPVGMGNIFPPEEYMKLRQSIDLSIKNSEDVIRELGMEYNKKLNVLGDYSTLNVTYKLDDADYAVVVMGAWAGDTMEAIDKLRERGVKIGMLRIRYLRPWSEKEIRDALKDKKAVLVLDRSISMGRGGPLYVEIKSTISDIVPSIKGVVSGLGGVSVSKSDLLYLFEKFLQGIREDVLWYYPKEVGKIELRTPRDIE; from the coding sequence ATGATAAGGAAGATCATCTCAGGAAATGAAGCTGTTGCATTAGCAGTTAAGTTAGCGAGAGTGGGAGTTACTGGAATATATCCGATAACTCCACAGACCACGATAATAGAAAAGTTAGCTGAGATGAAGGCTAGTGGGGAAATTAATACCGAAATAGTGAGAGTTGAAAGCGAGCATTCTGCAATGGCTGCTACTTTTGGTGCCGCTCTAGCCGGAATAAGGTCTTTTACAGCCACAGCGTCCCAAGGACTACTCTATATGCATGAGATGATTTGGTGGGTTGCTGGTAGCAGGACACCAGTTGTGATGGTAGTTGGAACCAGAGCGGTTGGGGCTCCGTGGAACATATGGAACGAACATACAGATTTTACGAGTGAAAGAGATAGCGGATGGTTGATGGCATTTGCTAGTAATCCTCAAGAAGCACTGGATTTGACATTACAAGCCTTTAGAATATCTGAGGATGAAAGAGTATTCCTACCCATGATGGTAGGAATGGACGGTTTCATTCTATCTCACACTAAAACCAATGTAATAATTCCAGATCAAGAAGACGTAGACGAATATTTGCCTCCTAGAAGACAGCCTTACGTAATAGATCCAGAGGATCCAGTTGGCATGGGCAACATATTTCCTCCAGAAGAATACATGAAGCTAAGACAGTCTATTGATCTAAGTATTAAGAACTCTGAAGATGTAATAAGAGAATTGGGAATGGAGTATAATAAGAAGTTGAATGTGTTAGGGGACTATTCGACACTTAACGTCACTTATAAGCTAGATGATGCAGATTACGCTGTAGTAGTTATGGGGGCATGGGCAGGTGATACAATGGAAGCTATAGATAAATTAAGAGAGAGAGGAGTGAAGATTGGTATGTTAAGAATAAGGTATCTGAGACCATGGAGTGAGAAGGAGATTCGTGATGCTCTAAAGGATAAGAAAGCAGTATTAGTACTAGACAGAAGTATAAGTATGGGTAGAGGAGGTCCATTATATGTGGAAATTAAATCCACTATCTCAGATATAGTTCCTTCCATCAAAGGCGTTGTAAGTGGGTTAGGAGGAGTGAGCGTAAGCAAGAGTGACTTATTATATCTATTTGAGAAGTTCCTTCAAGGTATAAGGGAAGACGTCCTCTGGTATTATCCGAAGGAGGTAGGAAAGATTGAGCTTAGGACTCCGAGAGATATTGAATAA
- a CDS encoding 4Fe-4S binding protein gives MSLLEYQYFPVTRPGKGAGGKTGSWRVFKPVVNYNKCIGCKACFMFCPESTIIPSDGKVRVDYEYCKGCGVCANVCPVKAIEMVSET, from the coding sequence ATGTCCTTGCTTGAGTATCAATATTTCCCGGTAACTAGACCAGGCAAGGGAGCTGGAGGAAAGACTGGATCGTGGAGAGTGTTTAAGCCTGTTGTGAATTATAACAAGTGTATAGGCTGTAAGGCCTGTTTTATGTTTTGCCCAGAATCTACCATAATTCCAAGTGATGGCAAGGTTAGAGTAGATTATGAATACTGTAAGGGTTGTGGAGTTTGTGCTAATGTATGTCCAGTCAAAGCAATAGAGATGGTGAGCGAAACATGA
- a CDS encoding 2-oxoacid:acceptor oxidoreductase family protein has protein sequence MLEIRFHGRGGQGVVTASNLLAEAAGYDNLYSSSFPIYGAERRGAEIEAYCRISDSPIRVTSPVEEPDYLVVIDNSLLKLSKTIFRGLKKDSKLLVNSPKDVNLSWKTYTVNATRIAIDLGLVKSGWPMVNVIMLGPLVKILGMPKLESLEKAIREEFDGKVAELNIKAVRIAYEQLRESYVLA, from the coding sequence TTGCTCGAAATAAGATTTCACGGTAGAGGTGGTCAAGGTGTTGTCACTGCCTCCAACTTACTTGCAGAAGCAGCTGGTTATGATAACTTATATTCATCCTCTTTCCCAATTTACGGAGCAGAGAGAAGGGGGGCTGAGATAGAGGCTTATTGTAGAATTTCTGATTCTCCAATTAGAGTTACATCTCCAGTTGAAGAACCTGATTATCTTGTTGTCATAGATAATTCGCTATTAAAGTTATCCAAAACTATTTTTAGGGGTTTAAAGAAGGATTCAAAATTACTAGTTAATTCCCCGAAAGATGTTAATTTATCTTGGAAAACTTATACAGTTAACGCGACAAGAATAGCTATTGATTTAGGCTTAGTGAAATCTGGCTGGCCAATGGTAAATGTGATAATGTTAGGTCCATTAGTAAAGATACTAGGAATGCCTAAACTAGAGTCCTTAGAAAAAGCTATTCGAGAGGAGTTTGATGGAAAAGTAGCTGAGCTCAACATAAAGGCTGTCAGAATAGCTTATGAGCAATTGAGGGAGAGTTATGTCCTTGCTTGA
- a CDS encoding 4Fe-4S dicluster domain-containing protein, whose product MERKLGFIFDHDKCIICNACVDACNKAYGNLNWRSLIVMPLGESKTALSIACNHCDNPVCMKVCPANAIEKNDMGIVRINDKSCIGCGFCTWACPYEALKFNKDGIMSKCNFCYDRLIGGKGIPYCVEACPTGALSFGWIDEGKADTNYLPPSDITKPRFVVKGPEGVKDLKINTLHEKKEENYLGLLAFTIGSEFALGYTVFKLPFWSFIGFLVPLLTLLLSVNHARRYDRFYRVIYNLKTSWLSREVLFSSLSVLFYLLSILNTLFYYPAVVFLALGVLSSIMIYMVKARPSWYNSETPISFVGTVFTTTLPLAYYFTHSYYYLIPLMLILIIEIISTYITKREIKIRGSLNVFSLVLSLLSFIIPAIIVIVEILNIVSEVVNRREFYQKVIYYGLPKV is encoded by the coding sequence ATGGAAAGAAAGTTAGGATTTATTTTTGATCACGATAAATGCATTATTTGTAATGCTTGTGTGGATGCCTGCAATAAGGCATACGGAAATCTTAATTGGAGAAGCCTAATAGTAATGCCTCTAGGGGAGAGTAAGACAGCCCTTTCGATAGCTTGTAACCATTGCGATAATCCAGTTTGTATGAAAGTTTGTCCAGCTAACGCGATCGAAAAGAACGATATGGGTATAGTAAGGATAAACGATAAATCCTGTATCGGTTGTGGATTCTGTACATGGGCTTGTCCATATGAAGCACTAAAGTTTAATAAAGATGGAATAATGTCTAAGTGTAATTTCTGTTATGATAGGCTAATAGGTGGTAAAGGTATTCCATATTGTGTTGAGGCGTGCCCGACTGGGGCTTTATCTTTTGGTTGGATAGATGAAGGTAAGGCGGATACTAATTACTTGCCCCCATCAGATATAACTAAGCCAAGGTTTGTTGTGAAGGGACCAGAAGGAGTTAAGGATCTTAAAATAAATACGTTACATGAGAAAAAAGAAGAGAACTATTTAGGATTGTTAGCATTTACAATAGGTAGTGAGTTCGCCCTAGGCTATACAGTTTTCAAGTTACCGTTCTGGAGTTTTATCGGTTTTTTGGTTCCTCTACTGACCTTATTGTTATCAGTTAATCATGCTAGAAGATATGATAGGTTCTATCGTGTCATATATAACTTAAAGACCTCTTGGTTAAGTAGGGAAGTGTTATTTTCCTCTCTATCAGTGCTGTTTTACCTCCTTAGCATTTTAAACACGTTGTTCTATTACCCTGCTGTAGTATTTCTTGCATTGGGTGTGCTTTCAAGTATAATGATTTACATGGTTAAGGCTAGACCATCATGGTATAATTCAGAAACGCCCATCTCTTTTGTAGGAACTGTGTTTACTACGACCCTTCCACTAGCCTACTATTTCACTCACTCTTACTACTATTTAATTCCATTAATGCTGATATTGATTATAGAAATTATTAGTACGTATATAACTAAGAGGGAAATTAAGATTAGAGGAAGTCTAAATGTCTTCTCACTGGTTCTATCCTTACTATCATTTATTATCCCAGCAATAATTGTTATAGTAGAAATTCTGAATATTGTTTCAGAAGTTGTTAATAGAAGAGAGTTTTATCAAAAAGTTATATATTACGGTCTACCTAAAGTTTAA
- a CDS encoding acyl-CoA dehydrogenase family protein, translating into MVYPFKSLEDFKVEITQDHELLRSAVRDFAENILSKYVEKGEKELDVPREVKTKAKEIGLYGLFVDPSLGGQGADYISLLVATEEITRVWPSFSTFLLIDWMFIYTLSRYGNEELKKKYIPPVAQGDKVAAFANTEPSAGTDVAGIKTTAKKLSNGDYVINGRKIFITNGDIADYYLITARTSPQDPKARWKGISMFIVEKDLIKPVSRIETTGLKASHTAEIVLEDVKVPAENLVGEESNGFKYAVSAFDFARTIVASQALGVGQAAFEKMVNYTLQRTAFDKKLAEFQLVQTKVSESLADLEMARLITYWAGTLFKNNRENEYVIAASLAKFISTEAAERIVLRAMSTYGGYGVTNSTGLERMLRDLQIMKTYEGTNDIQRISAARFLYNKFVGYKV; encoded by the coding sequence ATGGTATATCCTTTTAAGTCATTAGAGGACTTTAAGGTAGAAATTACTCAAGATCATGAATTATTGAGAAGTGCGGTAAGGGATTTCGCTGAAAACATTCTATCAAAATATGTTGAGAAAGGAGAAAAAGAATTGGATGTGCCAAGAGAAGTTAAAACGAAGGCAAAGGAGATAGGCTTATATGGTTTATTTGTAGATCCTTCTTTAGGAGGTCAAGGAGCAGATTACATTTCCTTATTGGTGGCTACTGAAGAAATAACCAGAGTTTGGCCTTCATTTAGCACTTTTCTCTTAATAGATTGGATGTTCATTTATACCTTATCTAGATATGGAAATGAAGAATTAAAGAAGAAATATATACCGCCGGTGGCTCAAGGAGATAAAGTAGCTGCTTTCGCCAATACTGAACCTTCAGCCGGAACCGATGTAGCAGGAATTAAGACAACAGCTAAAAAGCTTAGTAATGGTGATTACGTAATAAACGGTAGGAAAATTTTCATTACCAATGGAGACATAGCGGACTATTATTTAATAACCGCGAGAACTTCACCACAAGATCCTAAGGCTAGATGGAAGGGAATATCTATGTTTATAGTAGAAAAAGACTTGATTAAGCCAGTTAGTAGAATTGAGACTACCGGTCTTAAAGCATCCCACACAGCGGAGATAGTGTTAGAGGATGTAAAAGTTCCCGCTGAAAACTTAGTTGGAGAAGAGTCGAATGGATTTAAGTACGCAGTTAGTGCATTCGATTTTGCTAGAACTATAGTAGCTTCTCAAGCCTTAGGAGTTGGACAAGCCGCTTTCGAAAAAATGGTAAATTACACTCTACAGAGAACTGCTTTTGATAAGAAGCTAGCTGAGTTTCAATTAGTACAAACTAAGGTATCAGAGTCACTTGCTGATCTTGAGATGGCTAGGCTTATAACATATTGGGCAGGTACCTTATTTAAAAATAATAGGGAGAACGAATACGTAATAGCTGCTTCGCTAGCTAAATTTATCTCTACAGAGGCTGCTGAAAGGATAGTTTTGAGGGCTATGAGCACATATGGAGGCTACGGTGTTACTAATTCAACCGGCTTAGAGAGGATGTTAAGGGACTTACAAATAATGAAAACCTACGAGGGAACAAATGACATTCAGAGAATAAGTGCAGCAAGATTCCTCTATAATAAGTTTGTTGGGTATAAAGTTTAA
- a CDS encoding electron transfer flavoprotein subunit alpha/FixB family protein: MKIVVYSESPVFLRMGAAVAQSFGGELIGISTSQDAKFFNKLYLIENTDEEGIVDLVVSLTPDVFITGNVRKDRAIAGRVAGRLKLPIITDVLSIKLDGNKAMINRSAYSGMGIAVIETELPLVMTVASTQLQPKQIEPSIEKVKLKEGRIKVIGRKSTSSGANISTADIVVGVGRGIQNKENIKYAEELATALGGVVGGSRPVAAELGWVPEDRQIGLSGLRIRPKLYIALGISGQPQHIAGIRDSKIIVAVNTDKNAPILENADYLIVADAVAFCKAMLKKLGK, encoded by the coding sequence ATGAAGATAGTAGTATATTCCGAGAGTCCTGTATTTTTGAGGATGGGAGCAGCCGTAGCACAAAGTTTCGGAGGAGAATTAATAGGCATATCAACTTCTCAAGATGCCAAATTCTTTAATAAGCTTTACTTAATAGAAAATACAGACGAGGAAGGGATTGTAGATCTAGTAGTATCATTAACTCCAGACGTGTTTATTACAGGAAACGTTAGAAAAGATAGAGCTATTGCCGGAAGGGTAGCGGGCAGACTAAAATTACCCATAATCACAGATGTACTATCCATAAAACTAGATGGTAACAAGGCAATGATTAATAGATCAGCTTATAGCGGTATGGGAATAGCTGTGATAGAGACTGAATTGCCTTTAGTGATGACAGTTGCTAGTACTCAGCTACAACCTAAGCAGATTGAACCGAGTATAGAAAAGGTAAAGTTAAAGGAGGGAAGAATAAAGGTCATTGGAAGGAAGTCTACATCATCTGGTGCAAACATATCTACAGCGGATATAGTTGTTGGCGTAGGTAGGGGAATTCAAAATAAAGAGAATATAAAATACGCTGAAGAATTAGCTACAGCATTAGGAGGAGTTGTAGGTGGAAGCAGACCTGTAGCAGCTGAGTTGGGTTGGGTACCAGAGGACAGACAAATAGGATTGTCTGGCTTAAGAATTAGACCTAAACTATACATAGCATTGGGTATTTCTGGACAACCTCAGCACATAGCCGGAATCAGAGACTCTAAGATAATAGTTGCAGTAAACACGGATAAAAATGCGCCTATATTGGAGAACGCTGATTATCTAATAGTAGCAGATGCAGTTGCTTTCTGCAAAGCTATGCTAAAGAAACTAGGAAAATAA
- a CDS encoding electron transfer flavoprotein subunit beta/FixA family protein, with product MNIVVGFKIVPDDQMIKVVGDKLVTDAPPKISTYDKNAIEEAIRLKEKFGGKVTGITVGSNDRKSIREALAMGVDEVIAVISNKIDVYATAMAIVENIKPLNPDVVLFSEMSTDSGTSALPAYVAEALGLPYVSNVKSLKIEGNKVIADRGMVSYVETIETTLPVVLSVGGEINTPRIPSVKQIMESSKKPVKEVKFDIQPKVIVKEVKPLLVNRKKIVIEENDIEKAVDKLLEYLKSDGVL from the coding sequence ATGAATATCGTAGTGGGATTCAAGATAGTTCCAGATGACCAAATGATTAAGGTTGTAGGGGATAAGCTGGTTACAGACGCTCCCCCCAAGATCAGCACTTATGATAAAAACGCAATCGAGGAGGCTATTAGACTAAAGGAGAAGTTTGGAGGCAAGGTTACTGGAATTACAGTTGGAAGTAATGATAGGAAGAGTATAAGGGAAGCTTTAGCTATGGGAGTTGATGAAGTAATAGCAGTAATATCAAATAAAATTGATGTTTACGCTACTGCAATGGCTATTGTAGAAAATATTAAACCCCTAAATCCTGACGTAGTACTTTTTTCAGAGATGAGCACTGACAGTGGAACTTCTGCCTTACCTGCTTATGTAGCAGAAGCTTTAGGCTTACCTTACGTATCAAATGTTAAATCATTAAAGATAGAGGGGAACAAAGTGATAGCTGATAGAGGAATGGTAAGTTATGTTGAGACTATTGAGACCACATTACCAGTAGTCTTGAGTGTAGGAGGGGAAATTAACACTCCTAGAATTCCTAGTGTTAAACAAATAATGGAATCCTCGAAGAAACCCGTAAAAGAGGTTAAGTTTGATATTCAGCCTAAGGTTATTGTAAAAGAAGTAAAGCCATTATTAGTCAATAGGAAGAAGATAGTCATTGAAGAAAACGATATTGAAAAAGCTGTAGATAAACTTCTTGAATATTTAAAAAGTGATGGGGTGTTATAG